In Flexistipes sp., one DNA window encodes the following:
- a CDS encoding Na(+)-translocating NADH-quinone reductase subunit C: MKRESDLRIFVVALSLALVCSVVVSVTAVMLQPIQAKNATINRNRNVLIACGEYNPKVSIKEAFKNIRTGFVKLGTAEFVESDDLSDFYRNFQQISTSPKTSVNVPDDLPSIGYPTVPKHMPAYILQDENGQISKVVIMVYGKGLWSTLYGFLSVKSDGRTVQGLTFYQHGETPGLGGKVDNKEWKQQWNGKKLYGKSGNVRISVIKGNVDATAENAKYKVDGLSGATMTTNGVDNLIKFWVSDFAYGTFLKSLSKSGEVSE; encoded by the coding sequence ATGAAGCGTGAAAGTGATCTGAGAATTTTTGTTGTGGCGCTTTCACTGGCACTTGTCTGTTCTGTTGTGGTCTCTGTCACTGCAGTTATGCTTCAGCCTATTCAGGCAAAAAATGCAACTATTAACAGAAACAGAAATGTTTTGATAGCATGCGGTGAATACAATCCCAAAGTTTCCATAAAAGAAGCTTTTAAAAATATACGGACAGGCTTTGTTAAACTTGGAACTGCTGAATTTGTTGAATCAGATGATTTGTCAGATTTTTACAGAAATTTTCAGCAGATAAGCACTTCTCCGAAAACTTCAGTAAATGTGCCGGATGATCTGCCTTCTATTGGCTATCCTACGGTACCAAAGCATATGCCCGCTTATATCCTTCAGGATGAAAACGGACAAATTTCTAAAGTGGTGATAATGGTATATGGAAAAGGATTGTGGTCAACGCTTTACGGTTTCCTTTCAGTAAAATCGGACGGCAGAACGGTGCAGGGACTGACGTTTTATCAGCACGGGGAGACTCCGGGACTGGGAGGAAAGGTTGACAATAAAGAATGGAAACAACAGTGGAATGGCAAAAAATTGTACGGAAAATCAGGGAATGTCCGCATAAGTGTGATAAAAGGAAATGTGGATGCTACAGCTGAGAATGCAAAATATAAAGTGGACGGTTTAAGCGGTGCCACTATGACGACAAACGGTGTGGACAATCTGATAAAATTTTGGGTGAGCGATTTCGCTTACGGTACATTTTTAAAAAGCCTGTCTAAATCGGGGGAAGTAAGTGAGTAA
- the nqrF gene encoding NADH:ubiquinone reductase (Na(+)-transporting) subunit F → MTEIILGIVFFVAIILLLVGMIIQAKRRLVPSGVFDVVINDEDDEPLKVSANEKLLFALADNDIYVPSACGGGGTCGQCKVKVVEGGGEILPTEKSHINIREAKEGYRLSCQLSVKNDLKLELPPEIFKAKEWHCEVISNKNVATFIKELILKLPEEMDFEAGGYIQMKVPPYHVKFSEFDIDEKFHEDWTSAGLWDIESKVDEEIMRAYSMANYPLEEGVLKLNVRIATPPLHEKNIPPGKASSYIFSLKPGDKVTVLGPFGDFMASDTDAEMVFIGGGAGMAPLRSIIFDQLLRVKTDRKISFWYGARSKREIFYEEDFDKLEEEYDNFSWKIALSDPLDEDNWEGYTGFIHTVVYENYLKNHPAPEDVEYYLCGPPMMLKSALKMLDDLGVEEENIRFDDFGG, encoded by the coding sequence TTGACTGAAATTATACTTGGAATTGTTTTTTTTGTTGCGATTATTCTGCTTCTTGTGGGTATGATTATACAGGCAAAAAGACGTCTTGTCCCTTCGGGTGTTTTTGATGTCGTTATTAACGACGAAGATGATGAGCCTCTGAAGGTTTCCGCCAATGAAAAGCTGTTGTTTGCTCTGGCTGACAACGATATTTATGTTCCTTCAGCCTGCGGCGGAGGCGGAACTTGTGGTCAGTGCAAGGTAAAGGTTGTGGAAGGCGGCGGAGAGATCTTGCCGACGGAAAAATCCCATATTAATATACGTGAGGCGAAAGAGGGGTACCGGCTTTCGTGTCAGCTTTCTGTAAAAAATGATCTCAAATTAGAGCTGCCCCCGGAGATTTTTAAAGCCAAGGAGTGGCACTGCGAAGTAATTTCCAACAAAAATGTGGCGACTTTTATTAAAGAGCTTATTTTAAAACTACCGGAAGAAATGGATTTTGAAGCCGGGGGATATATACAGATGAAAGTACCCCCATATCATGTGAAATTTTCCGAATTTGATATTGATGAAAAATTTCATGAAGACTGGACAAGTGCCGGTCTGTGGGATATTGAGTCCAAGGTGGATGAGGAAATTATGCGGGCTTATTCTATGGCTAACTATCCCCTTGAGGAAGGTGTCCTTAAGCTTAATGTCAGAATTGCAACTCCTCCTCTGCATGAAAAAAATATCCCTCCGGGTAAAGCTTCCTCTTATATTTTTAGTTTAAAACCGGGTGACAAGGTCACGGTTTTGGGACCGTTCGGTGATTTTATGGCTTCGGATACCGATGCTGAGATGGTTTTTATAGGTGGAGGTGCCGGCATGGCTCCTTTAAGGTCAATTATTTTTGATCAGCTTTTGCGTGTTAAGACAGACAGAAAAATCAGTTTTTGGTACGGAGCCAGGAGTAAGAGAGAAATTTTTTATGAAGAAGATTTTGATAAGCTTGAGGAAGAATATGACAATTTTTCCTGGAAGATAGCCCTCTCTGATCCTTTGGATGAGGATAACTGGGAAGGGTATACAGGTTTTATTCATACTGTGGTTTATGAAAACTATCTAAAGAACCACCCGGCACCTGAGGATGTGGAATA
- a CDS encoding NADH:ubiquinone reductase (Na(+)-transporting) subunit B translates to MGLKTFFEKQSENFQKGGKYSLFYPIFEMVDTFLYTPSEVNKGSVHIRDRIDLKRIMSIVVIALIPCVFMALLNTGFQANLAASNLPDGAGGWRFEVLQILRLSPDSSSFFSNIVLGALYFLPLYIMTLIVGGFWEVLFAIVRKHEIAEAFLVTSLLYPLILPPGVPLWQAAVALSLGIVLGKEIFGGTGRNVVNPALISRAMLFFSYPASMSGDKVWVAVDGVTKATPLTYASHSGMSGMQYSLWDAFIGFVPGSMGETSALACLIGAFILIVTGIGSWRIMLSMLIGMLCFTGLFYIIGSDTNPMFNVSPVWHLVSGGFAFGLVFMATDPVSAAITQTGKYIYGFLIGGLTALIRVVNPAFPEGVMLAIIFGNIFAPIIDNYVINANIKRRMRRNEA, encoded by the coding sequence ATGGGATTGAAAACGTTTTTTGAAAAACAGTCTGAAAATTTCCAAAAGGGCGGAAAATATTCCCTCTTTTATCCCATTTTTGAAATGGTGGATACTTTTCTTTATACACCTTCCGAGGTTAATAAAGGAAGTGTTCACATAAGGGATAGAATCGATTTAAAACGAATTATGAGTATCGTTGTTATTGCCCTTATACCGTGTGTTTTTATGGCACTTTTGAATACAGGGTTTCAGGCAAATCTTGCAGCAAGTAATCTGCCGGACGGTGCCGGCGGATGGCGGTTTGAAGTACTGCAAATACTGAGACTTTCTCCTGACAGCAGCAGTTTTTTCTCAAATATTGTATTGGGAGCCCTTTATTTTCTTCCTTTATACATAATGACACTTATTGTCGGAGGATTTTGGGAAGTTCTTTTTGCCATAGTGAGAAAACATGAAATTGCAGAGGCTTTCCTTGTAACCAGCTTGCTGTATCCTTTGATACTTCCCCCCGGGGTACCTTTGTGGCAGGCGGCTGTTGCGTTGTCACTGGGTATTGTTCTGGGAAAAGAGATTTTCGGAGGAACGGGAAGGAATGTTGTAAACCCCGCGCTTATTTCAAGAGCGATGCTGTTTTTTTCATATCCCGCTTCAATGTCCGGTGACAAGGTATGGGTTGCTGTGGACGGAGTAACCAAAGCCACACCGCTGACGTATGCTTCACACTCAGGTATGTCGGGAATGCAATACAGTCTCTGGGATGCTTTTATAGGATTTGTTCCCGGTTCGATGGGGGAAACGTCTGCACTTGCATGTCTTATAGGGGCATTTATACTAATTGTTACCGGTATAGGCTCATGGCGTATTATGCTCAGTATGCTTATTGGTATGCTGTGTTTCACTGGTTTGTTTTATATTATTGGCAGTGATACCAATCCGATGTTCAATGTCTCGCCTGTCTGGCATCTGGTTTCAGGAGGTTTTGCTTTCGGGCTCGTTTTTATGGCTACCGACCCTGTTTCAGCAGCAATAACCCAAACCGGTAAATATATTTACGGATTTTTAATCGGAGGGCTGACTGCCCTTATCAGAGTGGTGAACCCGGCTTTCCCCGAGGGAGTCATGCTTGCCATTATCTTTGGCAATATTTTTGCACCGATCATTGATAACTATGTTATCAATGCCAATATAAAAAGGAGAATGCGCCGAAATGAAGCGTGA
- the nqrE gene encoding NADH:ubiquinone reductase (Na(+)-transporting) subunit E: protein MAEHLLSLLVKSIFVENIALAFFLGMCTFLAVSKQVETAKGLGLAVILVQTVTVPANNIIYQFLLRKGALSWLGFPNVDLTFIGLVTYIVVVAGIVQVLEMAIDRFFPKLYVSLGIFLPLITVNCAILGGSLFMVQRDYNFAESVVYGFGSGTGWALAIVALAGIREKMKYSDVPKGLEGIGITFIVAGIMSIAFMLFSGIKL, encoded by the coding sequence ATGGCAGAACATCTGCTCAGTTTGCTTGTTAAGTCGATTTTTGTTGAGAATATAGCGCTGGCTTTTTTCCTCGGTATGTGCACCTTTTTGGCTGTTTCAAAACAGGTGGAAACGGCAAAGGGGTTGGGGTTGGCTGTTATCCTTGTGCAGACAGTTACCGTACCGGCAAACAATATTATTTATCAGTTTCTGCTTAGAAAAGGCGCCCTTTCATGGCTGGGTTTTCCCAATGTGGATCTCACCTTTATTGGTTTGGTTACATACATTGTAGTGGTGGCAGGGATTGTGCAGGTTCTGGAAATGGCTATAGACAGATTTTTTCCGAAACTTTATGTTTCCCTTGGAATCTTTTTGCCGCTTATAACAGTGAACTGTGCTATTCTGGGTGGCTCGCTTTTCATGGTTCAAAGGGATTATAATTTCGCCGAAAGTGTGGTATACGGCTTCGGCTCAGGAACCGGCTGGGCTTTGGCAATTGTCGCTTTGGCGGGGATAAGAGAGAAGATGAAATACAGCGATGTGCCCAAAGGTCTTGAGGGTATCGGTATCACATTCATAGTAGCCGGAATAATGTCCATTGCATTTATGCTTTTTTCCGGCATCAAACTGTAG
- a CDS encoding NADH:ubiquinone reductase (Na(+)-transporting) subunit D, giving the protein MLVDPIFRNNPIAIQVLGICSALAVTSNMNTTVVMSLAVIFVVSLSNFFVSIMRNSIPSSIRIIVEMTIIATLVIIADQFIKAYFFEISQKLSVFVGLIITNCIILGRAEGFAMKNPPFQSLVDGFGNALGYSVILLVVGFFRELIGSGSLFGVQIFQLESSGGWYTPNGLFVLAPSAFFIIGLMIWGIKIATKNFEE; this is encoded by the coding sequence ATGCTGGTAGACCCTATTTTTAGGAATAATCCGATAGCTATTCAGGTTCTGGGGATATGCTCTGCCTTAGCTGTCACATCTAATATGAACACCACAGTTGTAATGAGCCTGGCAGTAATATTTGTGGTCAGTTTGTCCAATTTCTTTGTAAGTATAATGAGGAACTCTATCCCTTCGAGTATCAGAATTATTGTGGAGATGACTATAATAGCTACACTTGTGATCATTGCCGATCAGTTTATAAAAGCCTATTTTTTTGAGATCAGCCAGAAATTATCCGTTTTTGTCGGACTGATTATTACCAATTGTATCATACTGGGAAGAGCTGAAGGATTTGCCATGAAGAACCCTCCGTTTCAAAGCTTAGTGGATGGATTCGGCAATGCATTGGGATACAGTGTGATTTTACTGGTTGTTGGATTTTTCAGAGAGCTTATAGGCTCCGGAAGTTTGTTCGGAGTCCAGATTTTTCAGCTGGAATCTTCAGGCGGCTGGTACACTCCCAACGGCCTTTTTGTATTGGCTCCCAGCGCCTTTTTTATAATAGGGCTGATGATATGGGGGATAAAAATAGCCACGAAAAATTTTGAGGAGTAA
- a CDS encoding Na(+)-translocating NADH-quinone reductase subunit A, with translation MKTIHIKKGCDIPLKGAPVQEIRDEAAASEYAVLGDDFIGLKPRFLVSEGDYVKKGDALFLHKKNERIKFTSPVAGEVKRINRGEKRKFLSIVIRKSGDDSVTFNKYSNLNNIPAEDIRNQLLESGLWTSFISRPYGKIADPETESPDIFITAADTRPLAPEVVKAIDDNFDSFYDGVDVISSLTKSKVFVCIDDENFYIPSDLPDNVEIVRFDGPHPAGLAGTHIHFLSPASREKSVWQIGYQDVIAAGKLFRTGEIYTKRVISIAGEGVREPALIRTDIGADIFDILKSKLVNDNEHRVISGSPLYGKTCDEPVNFLGKFDYQVSVIPEGGDRELFGWLMPGKNKFSVKNAFTGSLFKKKFSIDTSVGGSKRAIVPIGSYEKVMPLDIIPTYLLRYLEVGDIEIAEKLGCMELLEEDLSLCTFVCPGKIDHCRNLRDVLTTIEKET, from the coding sequence AGCCCCGTTTTCTTGTATCTGAAGGTGATTATGTTAAGAAAGGGGATGCGCTGTTTCTTCACAAAAAGAATGAGCGTATTAAATTTACGTCACCTGTGGCAGGAGAAGTAAAACGTATAAACAGGGGCGAAAAACGCAAATTTTTGTCCATTGTGATAAGAAAAAGCGGTGACGATTCCGTTACTTTTAATAAATACTCAAATTTAAACAATATTCCGGCGGAAGATATAAGGAATCAGCTCCTTGAATCGGGCTTGTGGACATCCTTTATATCCCGACCATACGGCAAAATTGCCGATCCTGAAACTGAGTCTCCGGATATTTTTATTACAGCAGCCGATACAAGACCTCTTGCTCCTGAAGTTGTAAAAGCTATAGATGATAATTTCGACAGTTTCTATGATGGAGTGGATGTTATCAGTTCTCTGACAAAATCCAAAGTTTTTGTGTGCATAGATGATGAAAATTTTTATATTCCCTCCGATCTGCCTGATAATGTGGAAATTGTCAGGTTTGACGGACCCCATCCCGCAGGGCTGGCGGGCACCCATATACATTTTTTATCCCCTGCAAGCCGGGAAAAGAGTGTCTGGCAGATCGGTTATCAGGATGTGATTGCTGCTGGAAAACTTTTCAGAACGGGTGAGATTTATACAAAAAGAGTTATTTCCATCGCCGGTGAAGGGGTGCGGGAACCGGCATTAATCCGAACAGATATCGGTGCCGATATATTTGACATTTTAAAGTCGAAACTTGTCAATGATAATGAACACCGTGTAATCTCCGGTTCTCCTCTTTACGGCAAAACGTGTGATGAGCCTGTTAATTTTCTCGGTAAATTTGATTATCAGGTTTCGGTTATACCCGAAGGTGGAGACAGGGAACTTTTCGGCTGGCTGATGCCGGGTAAGAATAAGTTTTCCGTTAAAAATGCATTTACAGGAAGTCTGTTTAAGAAAAAATTCAGTATAGATACTTCGGTGGGTGGCAGCAAAAGGGCTATTGTGCCTATAGGAAGTTATGAAAAGGTAATGCCTCTTGATATAATACCCACTTATCTTTTGAGATATCTGGAAGTAGGGGATATTGAAATAGCTGAGAAGCTGGGATGCATGGAGCTTCTTGAAGAGGATCTCTCTTTGTGCACTTTTGTCTGCCCAGGAAAAATCGACCACTGCAGGAATTTACGGGATGTCCTGACCACTATTGAGAAGGAAACATAG